The proteins below come from a single Dinghuibacter silviterrae genomic window:
- a CDS encoding pirin family protein, translating to MIDLVIDAREAAISPLMKVQRILPFRLRRMVGPFIFLDHAGPVPAMTGVTASMDVLPHPHIGLSTVSYLFSGKVTHRDSLGVEQVIRPGEVNWMTAGRGIAHSERFEDPAVLAGGGLEMIQTWVALPEKDEESAPTFVNYTPEQLPVYTDKGVWMRLIAGDAYGLGGQVHTNSPLFYLHVVLDAGATFGLPTGYSERGIYLAKGSVEVAGVAYHSGQMLVFGAGPDPMIRALEHTVLMLLGGEPLGERFIWWNFVSSRKERIEQAKEDWRQGRILLPPNDNHEFIPLPEDKSRPAGSAPAANPLS from the coding sequence ATGATCGACCTCGTTATCGACGCCCGTGAGGCCGCCATCAGCCCGCTCATGAAGGTGCAGCGCATTTTACCCTTCCGTCTCCGGCGAATGGTAGGGCCCTTTATTTTTTTGGATCATGCAGGCCCGGTACCCGCCATGACCGGGGTGACGGCTTCGATGGATGTGCTGCCGCACCCGCACATCGGTCTTTCGACGGTCAGCTACCTCTTTAGCGGAAAGGTAACCCACCGCGACAGCCTGGGCGTTGAGCAGGTGATCCGCCCCGGGGAAGTAAACTGGATGACGGCAGGGCGTGGCATCGCCCACTCGGAGCGCTTTGAAGACCCGGCGGTACTGGCCGGCGGCGGGCTGGAGATGATCCAAACCTGGGTGGCGCTGCCCGAAAAGGACGAAGAGTCGGCGCCCACTTTTGTCAACTATACCCCTGAACAACTCCCCGTGTATACCGACAAGGGGGTCTGGATGCGGTTGATCGCCGGTGATGCCTATGGTTTGGGCGGGCAGGTTCATACAAACTCCCCCTTGTTTTATCTCCACGTGGTGCTCGACGCCGGTGCGACCTTCGGCCTGCCCACCGGGTATTCCGAACGCGGTATTTATCTTGCCAAGGGTAGCGTGGAAGTAGCCGGTGTGGCTTACCATTCCGGGCAAATGTTGGTTTTTGGCGCTGGCCCCGACCCCATGATCCGGGCGCTCGAACATACCGTTTTAATGCTCCTGGGCGGAGAACCCCTGGGGGAGCGTTTTATCTGGTGGAATTTCGTCTCTTCCCGAAAGGAGCGCATCGAGCAGGCAAAAGAAGACTGGCGTCAGGGCCGGATCCTGCTACCGCCCAACGATAACCATGAGTTTATACCGCTGCCGGAAGATAAATCCCGGCCCGCGGGTAGCGCGCCCGCGGCGAATCCGCTTTCTTAG
- a CDS encoding NHL repeat-containing protein, whose protein sequence is MTLRKTQFVLSLAACALSFSCKKSGSSALTESNSYVVSTLAGGTTGLANGTGTAAKFDNPLGVAVDNSGNVYVADYFNCEIRKVTPAGVVTTFAGSGSPGAADGNDTAASFNGPVGIAIDQQGNLYVSDQNNHKIRKITPAGVVSTLAGNGKAASVDGADTAASFIQPDGIGVDGSGNVYVADRKGFKIRKITPAGLVTTFAGSGSSGSAGGTGTAASFDLPTGLCVDGSGNVYVTDDGDYLIRKITPAGAVSTLAGNIGVSDTTDGMGTAATFGLPYMIAADRNGYLYVTDASNATVRKVSPAGLVTTIAGSNENQGTTDGPGNIALFQSPSGVAVDGNGDVYVSDLVNANIRKLTQQ, encoded by the coding sequence ATGACACTTAGAAAAACCCAATTCGTACTCAGCCTTGCGGCTTGTGCCCTTTCCTTCTCCTGTAAGAAATCCGGATCTTCTGCGCTCACAGAATCCAACTCGTATGTAGTCAGTACTTTAGCCGGCGGCACCACCGGATTGGCCAATGGTACCGGTACCGCTGCAAAGTTTGACAATCCTCTCGGCGTGGCCGTCGACAACAGCGGTAACGTGTATGTGGCGGACTATTTCAATTGTGAAATCCGAAAGGTCACCCCGGCCGGTGTCGTCACCACTTTCGCCGGGAGTGGATCGCCGGGCGCGGCAGATGGCAACGATACGGCCGCCAGTTTCAATGGACCCGTCGGCATCGCCATTGATCAACAAGGCAATCTTTATGTGTCCGATCAGAACAATCATAAAATCCGTAAGATCACGCCTGCCGGCGTCGTCAGTACCCTCGCCGGTAACGGTAAAGCCGCGTCCGTGGATGGTGCCGACACCGCGGCCAGCTTTATCCAGCCTGACGGTATTGGGGTGGACGGCAGCGGCAATGTGTATGTGGCAGATCGAAAAGGTTTTAAGATCCGAAAGATCACGCCTGCCGGCTTGGTGACGACCTTTGCGGGTAGCGGTTCCTCCGGCTCTGCCGGTGGTACCGGCACAGCCGCCAGCTTTGACCTGCCCACCGGGCTTTGTGTGGACGGCAGCGGTAATGTGTATGTAACGGATGATGGCGACTACCTGATCCGTAAGATTACGCCGGCCGGCGCGGTCAGCACCCTCGCCGGTAATATCGGCGTATCGGATACCACCGACGGCATGGGTACGGCGGCTACTTTTGGGCTGCCTTATATGATAGCGGCAGACCGCAATGGTTATTTATACGTGACCGATGCATCCAATGCCACCGTCCGTAAAGTCTCTCCGGCCGGGTTGGTCACGACCATCGCCGGTAGCAACGAAAACCAGGGAACGACGGATGGGCCGGGCAACATTGCCCTTTTCCAAAGCCCTTCCGGGGTGGCGGTAGACGGCAACGGAGACGTCTATGTCTCCGACCTGGTCAACGCCAATATCCGAAAGCTGACACAGCAATAG
- a CDS encoding lanthionine synthetase LanC family protein produces MTDIRERAEKALRKIYAELEAEGPDGLPALMSGRAGKALFKFHYLKYQGASDITKRLGKEVHLIAEAAATYPNRTFCSGTSGIRWFYRFLADRQMLEDPQLGGFLPEEALEMLEKGNYDFLHGAIGLAHAFLLDAKRPPESFFLRFLASLKKQRTSDLSLAHGLASILKFCLECYNAGLCRMEAGEMAWDLIQYLLDHVNEDTELSYFPGARLAWCNGDLGIGYVLYQAGMTFGDPMLIDFAMGVLRHAAGRRGYRRTRVSDGALCHGAAGVAHIFGKIAHKTGDSLFREAADYWIEMTLAWGFHLDVRSGYKKYNPATQMFEPDTSLLEGSAGIGLVLLSYITGDFGWDACLLLND; encoded by the coding sequence ATGACGGATATCAGGGAACGAGCAGAAAAAGCACTCAGAAAAATCTATGCCGAACTGGAGGCGGAGGGGCCCGATGGTCTCCCCGCCCTCATGTCCGGCCGTGCAGGCAAGGCCTTGTTTAAATTTCACTACCTGAAATATCAGGGTGCTTCTGACATCACAAAGCGGCTGGGAAAAGAGGTGCATCTCATAGCCGAAGCCGCAGCAACCTATCCCAACCGGACATTCTGCTCAGGGACGTCAGGAATACGGTGGTTTTACCGGTTCCTGGCGGACCGGCAGATGCTGGAGGACCCGCAACTGGGGGGCTTCCTTCCGGAGGAAGCGTTGGAGATGTTGGAAAAGGGCAATTACGACTTCCTTCATGGGGCGATCGGGCTGGCCCATGCGTTTCTACTGGACGCCAAAAGGCCGCCAGAATCATTCTTTCTGCGATTCTTAGCATCCCTTAAAAAGCAAAGAACCTCGGACCTTAGTCTGGCGCACGGCCTGGCCAGTATCCTCAAATTCTGCCTGGAATGTTACAACGCGGGCCTCTGCCGGATGGAAGCCGGAGAAATGGCCTGGGATCTGATCCAGTACCTGCTGGATCATGTGAATGAAGACACGGAGCTGAGCTACTTCCCCGGTGCCAGGCTGGCCTGGTGTAATGGCGACCTGGGCATCGGGTACGTGCTGTACCAGGCGGGGATGACTTTTGGCGACCCGATGCTGATCGATTTTGCCATGGGCGTACTCCGTCATGCGGCCGGGCGGCGGGGTTACCGGCGCACCCGTGTCTCGGATGGGGCCCTTTGCCATGGGGCCGCCGGGGTCGCGCATATATTCGGCAAGATCGCGCATAAGACCGGGGACTCTTTATTCAGGGAAGCCGCGGACTACTGGATCGAGATGACCCTTGCCTGGGGCTTTCACCTGGATGTCCGCTCCGGGTACAAAAAGTATAACCCCGCGACCCAAATGTTTGAACCCGATACCAGTTTGCTCGAAGGGAGCGCCGGTATCGGGCTGGTACTATTGAGTTATATCACCGGGGATTTCGGCTGGGACGCCTGTCTCCTCCTCAATGATTAA